In Geminocystis sp. NIES-3708, a single window of DNA contains:
- a CDS encoding NADH-quinone oxidoreductase subunit M has translation MLNSTLVLPIIGAIIIGIIPGQKESSVSKNIALIFSSLTFIISTLIVINFDYTNGSFQNQTYIEWLPFLGLNYTVGVDGLSLPLIILNGLIITLAIYNGETKENAVNKPKLYYILILLLTTCVNGALIAQNLLLFFLFYEIKLVPIYLLISIWGRDKRNYAATKYLLYTAFSGIFVLTAFLGLNFLTDGSSFDFDKITTEVLPQAKQILLLLTIVIGFAIKIPIFPLHTWLPDAYTEASTPLSMMLGGIISKLGTYGLIRFGLQLFPDVWADISPYLALLAVISAIYGSLVAISQTDIKKMIAYASLAHINFVVLAVAAGTSLSILGAICQMFAHGLIVALLFHLVGIIEEKTGTRELSKLHGLMNPYRGLPFVGGLMILAVMASAGIPGMIGFIGEFLSFQGSFSIFPVHTLICLIATGLTAVYFVILLNRVFFGRMENKTGYLPKVQHFEHIPAVILAVIIIFFGLQPSLLTNLSLNTSNAIALLSN, from the coding sequence ATGCTTAACTCAACCTTAGTATTGCCAATTATTGGAGCAATAATTATAGGAATTATACCAGGACAAAAAGAAAGTAGTGTTAGCAAAAATATTGCTTTAATTTTTAGCAGTCTTACTTTTATTATCAGTACTTTAATCGTCATTAATTTTGACTATACTAATGGTAGTTTTCAAAATCAAACTTATATAGAATGGTTGCCATTTTTAGGGTTAAATTATACTGTTGGAGTTGATGGTTTATCTTTACCTTTAATAATCTTAAATGGACTGATAATTACCCTTGCCATTTATAACGGAGAAACAAAAGAAAATGCCGTAAATAAGCCTAAGCTTTACTATATTTTAATTCTCCTCTTAACTACCTGCGTAAATGGTGCATTAATTGCTCAAAATTTATTATTATTTTTCCTCTTTTATGAAATAAAATTAGTGCCAATTTATCTTTTAATATCAATTTGGGGAAGAGATAAACGTAATTATGCCGCCACGAAATATTTACTTTATACCGCTTTTTCTGGCATCTTTGTTTTAACCGCATTTTTAGGCTTAAATTTCCTCACCGATGGCAGCAGTTTTGACTTTGATAAAATAACAACGGAAGTTTTACCCCAAGCTAAACAAATTTTATTACTACTAACTATTGTCATCGGTTTCGCCATCAAAATTCCTATTTTCCCTCTTCATACATGGCTACCTGATGCTTACACTGAAGCCTCTACACCTTTATCTATGATGTTAGGAGGTATTATTTCAAAACTTGGTACATATGGGTTAATCCGTTTTGGTTTACAACTATTTCCTGATGTTTGGGCAGATATATCACCATATTTAGCTCTTTTAGCAGTTATTAGTGCTATTTATGGCTCATTAGTCGCTATTTCTCAAACAGATATTAAGAAAATGATTGCCTATGCTTCTCTCGCCCATATTAATTTTGTAGTGTTAGCCGTTGCCGCAGGTACATCATTAAGTATATTAGGCGCAATTTGTCAAATGTTTGCCCATGGTTTAATCGTGGCTTTACTATTCCATCTTGTGGGTATCATTGAAGAAAAAACAGGTACAAGAGAATTATCCAAATTACATGGCTTAATGAATCCTTATCGAGGTTTACCTTTTGTTGGTGGCTTGATGATTTTAGCTGTAATGGCTAGTGCTGGTATTCCAGGTATGATAGGATTTATTGGTGAATTTCTTTCTTTTCAAGGAAGTTTTAGCATTTTTCCTGTTCATACTCTCATTTGCTTAATTGCTACTGGTTTAACAGCAGTTTACTTTGTTATTCTCTTAAATCGAGTCTTTTTTGGGAGAATGGAGAATAAAACGGGGTATTTACCGAAAGTACAACATTTTGAGCATATTCCTGCCGTCATCCTTGCGGTTATTATAATTTTCTTCGGTTTACAACCATCCCTTCTAACTAATCTTAGTTTAAATACCAGCAATGCGATCGCACTTTTGAGTAATTAA
- a CDS encoding CO2 hydration protein, with protein MTTITKKIPSSTHQFADIIHRLEAGGSMLPDTPENLMQIIGIYKAYAVPMDFYWRDLLYIAERVFINPLPFFKYFISQEYLDLPNHYAGDTADLRIWRGKATAHPELLAFMEKGETTKMPKLFHHLLHDRINMEFAEACMRAMLWHGRDMGMGKFDAYLDSDEYKANADVAIKAYCKNNPLMAGLYKLFPEMFLEQARQASYYSNLGLFWEVMAPVFFEMSDLFDEGKMTTVKEAMDFLVNGIFAIAGRPIYHHVYVEGKCYEIIPKSKGFTWLYEAALPYVEAVFYRTSPFRGTKSYNAQANQVPHEQKDFHYGILYADVFPVGSAGIPPTLLMDDMLHFLPPYLVEYYQKHCRGEDDMLIQLGVTFQRSMYNVTSAVIQALRTALLYPLDDENPKHLMKNRQFFEMQMDRFKRPEARLRDIQNADYR; from the coding sequence ATGACTACTATCACAAAAAAAATTCCTTCCTCTACACACCAATTTGCTGATATTATCCATCGTTTAGAAGCTGGTGGTTCAATGTTACCAGATACTCCTGAAAATTTGATGCAAATTATCGGTATTTATAAAGCATACGCTGTGCCGATGGATTTTTATTGGCGAGATTTACTCTATATTGCTGAGAGAGTTTTTATTAATCCTCTTCCTTTCTTTAAATATTTCATCTCCCAAGAATATCTCGATTTGCCTAACCATTACGCAGGTGATACCGCCGATTTGAGAATATGGAGAGGAAAAGCTACCGCCCATCCTGAGTTACTTGCTTTCATGGAAAAAGGGGAAACTACCAAAATGCCCAAATTATTCCATCATTTGTTACATGATCGTATTAATATGGAGTTTGCTGAGGCTTGTATGCGCGCTATGTTATGGCATGGTAGAGATATGGGCATGGGAAAATTTGACGCTTATCTCGATAGTGATGAATATAAAGCCAATGCCGATGTTGCCATCAAAGCCTACTGTAAAAATAATCCCCTCATGGCAGGTTTATATAAGCTATTTCCTGAGATGTTTTTAGAACAAGCACGTCAAGCATCATACTATAGTAACTTAGGGTTATTTTGGGAAGTAATGGCACCCGTGTTTTTTGAAATGTCAGACTTATTTGACGAAGGAAAGATGACAACAGTAAAAGAAGCGATGGATTTTCTCGTAAATGGTATATTTGCTATTGCAGGAAGGCCAATTTATCATCATGTCTATGTAGAAGGTAAATGCTATGAAATTATTCCTAAATCTAAAGGTTTTACTTGGTTATACGAAGCTGCTTTACCCTATGTAGAAGCTGTTTTTTATCGCACCTCCCCTTTTAGAGGTACAAAATCTTACAACGCTCAAGCTAATCAAGTACCTCATGAACAAAAAGACTTTCATTATGGTATCCTTTATGCTGATGTCTTTCCTGTGGGTAGTGCAGGAATCCCTCCCACTTTACTAATGGATGATATGTTGCACTTTTTACCGCCTTATTTAGTGGAATACTATCAAAAACATTGTCGAGGAGAAGATGATATGTTAATTCAATTGGGTGTAACTTTTCAACGCTCGATGTACAATGTCACTTCGGCTGTGATTCAGGCTTTAAGAACAGCTTTACTATATCCTTTAGATGACGAAAATCCTAAGCATTTAATGAAAAATCGTCAGTTTTTTGAAATGCAGATGGATAGATTTAAACGCCCAGAAGCAAGATTGAGAGATATTCAAAATGCAGATTATCGTTAA
- a CDS encoding fasciclin domain-containing protein: protein MPDIVDIAVGNDNFKTLVTAVKAANLVDVLKSEGPFTVFAPTDEAFAKLPPGTITTLVQNIPQLARILTYHVVSGKLMKADLEKVDSVISVEGAPISIDCSDNFEVKNATVLISDIEADNGVIHVIDNVILMG, encoded by the coding sequence ATGCCAGATATAGTTGATATTGCCGTTGGTAACGATAATTTTAAAACATTAGTCACCGCAGTAAAAGCTGCAAATTTAGTTGATGTTTTAAAAAGTGAAGGCCCTTTTACAGTTTTTGCACCTACAGATGAGGCATTTGCAAAACTCCCTCCAGGCACTATCACTACTTTAGTGCAAAATATACCTCAATTAGCTCGAATATTAACTTATCATGTTGTTTCAGGAAAATTAATGAAAGCTGATTTAGAAAAAGTTGATTCTGTCATTTCTGTTGAAGGTGCGCCTATTTCTATTGATTGTAGCGACAATTTTGAGGTGAAAAATGCTACTGTTTTAATAAGTGATATTGAGGCAGATAATGGCGTAATTCATGTTATTGATAATGTGATTTTAATGGGATAG
- the pruA gene encoding L-glutamate gamma-semialdehyde dehydrogenase, whose amino-acid sequence MVASANSTLFYEDSTKAIAKELIEATRQKGNIFSQLKEQAQFDDKLMAWTMSNPGLRVQLFRFIDALPALRSKSEIMRHLQQYLTVKEVELPNELKTLLNFTEANSIPAQLASSTITKAVETLAYKYISGETIKEVIKAVEKMRKEKMCFSIDLLGEAVITEGEAESYLQNYLELITQLSNQAQKWATIPEIDTADGENLPKVQVSVKLTAFYSQFDPIDPEGGKIKVCDRIRTLLRHAQNYNTAVHFDIEQYAYKDVVISILQELLMEDEFKIRTDIGVTLQAYLRDSEKDLQKWINWAKKRGNPITIRLVKGAYWDQETIKCLQNHWNQPVFNDKAETDINYEKLTRLLLENHDYLNAAIASHNVRTQANAIAIVETLKIPRKRFECQILYGMGETLAKAIVKRGHRVRVYAPYGRLLPGMAYLIRRLLENTANSSFLRQNSEEKPIEELVAPPTVNLPIPVSKENLGESTNDTLIPSHKSSEGGIKEDLSAVETPNPSPRGREKFKGTPDTDYGRESNLTKARQALTIVNNQLGKTYLPLINGNYVQTESYIDSVNPSNPSEVVGKIGLISLTQADEAMNSAKEAFKTWSKTTAKQRANILRKAADIIEEKRHELIAWMCYEVGKILKEGDPEVSEAIDFCRYYADEMERLDQGYNYDVAGENDRYFYQPRGIALIVSPWNFPFAISTGMTVAALVAGNCALLKPAATSTVIGAKIAEILVEAGIPAGVFQYIPGKGSIVGDYLVKHPDIHLIAFTGSREVGCKIYADAAILQPKQKHLKRVIAEMGGKNAIIIDESADLDQAVAGVIQSAFGFSGQKCSACSRAIVLSTVYDSFVERLVEGVKSLNVGDAKNPSTKVGPVIDDTAQKRILEYIEKGKQEGKLAIQVPTPENGYFVPPTVIVDILENATIAQEEIFGPVLAVIKADNFDHALNIANGTDYALTGGLYSRTPAHIDRAYKEFEVGNVYINRGITGAIVARQPFGGFKLSGVGSKAGGPDYLLQFLEPRVVTENIQRQGFAPIEGADN is encoded by the coding sequence ATGGTTGCTTCCGCTAATTCTACATTATTCTACGAAGATTCAACAAAAGCGATCGCCAAAGAATTAATCGAAGCCACAAGGCAAAAAGGCAATATTTTCAGTCAATTGAAAGAACAAGCACAGTTCGATGATAAACTCATGGCGTGGACGATGAGTAATCCGGGGTTGAGAGTACAACTGTTTAGATTTATCGATGCACTACCTGCATTAAGGAGTAAATCTGAGATTATGCGTCATTTGCAACAATATCTCACGGTGAAAGAAGTTGAATTACCCAATGAATTAAAAACTTTACTTAATTTTACCGAAGCCAATTCTATTCCAGCTCAACTGGCCTCTTCAACTATCACTAAGGCTGTAGAAACCTTAGCTTATAAATACATTTCGGGAGAAACCATCAAAGAGGTGATTAAGGCGGTAGAAAAAATGCGCAAGGAAAAAATGTGCTTTTCTATCGACTTGTTAGGAGAAGCTGTTATTACTGAAGGAGAAGCGGAATCTTACCTACAAAATTACCTTGAATTAATCACTCAATTAAGTAATCAAGCTCAAAAATGGGCGACTATCCCCGAAATTGACACCGCAGATGGGGAAAATCTCCCTAAAGTTCAAGTTTCTGTCAAATTAACCGCATTTTATTCTCAATTTGATCCCATTGATCCTGAAGGTGGTAAAATTAAAGTCTGCGATCGCATTCGTACTTTATTAAGACACGCTCAAAATTATAATACGGCGGTACATTTTGATATAGAACAATACGCTTACAAAGATGTAGTTATCTCTATTTTACAAGAGTTGTTAATGGAAGACGAATTTAAGATTCGTACAGATATTGGCGTTACCTTACAAGCCTACTTGCGTGACTCCGAGAAAGATTTACAAAAATGGATTAATTGGGCAAAAAAACGGGGTAATCCTATCACCATAAGACTGGTAAAAGGTGCATATTGGGATCAAGAAACTATTAAATGTCTTCAAAATCACTGGAATCAACCCGTATTTAATGATAAAGCAGAAACTGACATTAATTATGAAAAATTAACTCGTCTTCTCCTCGAAAATCACGATTATTTAAACGCTGCCATCGCCTCCCATAATGTTCGCACTCAGGCAAATGCCATCGCTATTGTAGAAACCCTGAAAATTCCTAGAAAACGCTTTGAATGTCAGATATTGTACGGCATGGGAGAAACTTTAGCCAAAGCAATAGTTAAAAGAGGGCATCGAGTGAGGGTTTATGCACCCTATGGGCGGTTATTACCGGGTATGGCTTATCTTATCCGTCGTTTGTTGGAGAATACGGCTAATAGCTCATTTTTACGCCAAAATTCAGAAGAAAAACCTATCGAAGAATTAGTCGCACCTCCCACTGTAAACCTCCCAATCCCAGTTTCTAAGGAGAATTTAGGGGAATCAACTAATGATACGCTAATCCCCTCCCACAAATCTTCAGAAGGGGGGATTAAAGAAGATTTAAGTGCAGTCGAAACCCCCAACCCCTCTCCCAGAGGGCGAGAGAAGTTTAAAGGGACACCAGATACTGATTATGGGAGGGAATCTAACTTGACAAAAGCAAGACAAGCCTTAACTATCGTCAATAATCAACTAGGCAAAACTTATTTACCTTTGATTAACGGCAACTATGTGCAAACTGAGAGTTATATCGACTCCGTGAATCCTTCTAACCCTTCGGAAGTTGTGGGGAAAATTGGCTTAATTTCCCTTACCCAAGCTGACGAGGCGATGAATTCGGCTAAAGAAGCCTTCAAAACATGGAGTAAAACCACTGCTAAACAACGGGCGAATATTTTACGCAAAGCCGCAGATATTATAGAGGAAAAACGCCATGAATTAATTGCTTGGATGTGCTACGAAGTTGGTAAAATATTGAAAGAAGGTGATCCTGAAGTATCAGAAGCTATTGATTTTTGTCGATATTATGCCGATGAAATGGAGAGACTCGATCAAGGTTATAATTACGACGTAGCAGGAGAAAATGACCGATATTTTTATCAACCTCGTGGTATTGCTTTAATCGTTTCTCCTTGGAATTTTCCTTTTGCTATTTCCACAGGCATGACAGTTGCTGCCTTAGTCGCTGGAAATTGTGCTTTACTTAAACCCGCCGCAACCAGTACGGTAATTGGAGCGAAAATAGCAGAAATTTTGGTAGAAGCGGGGATTCCTGCCGGAGTTTTCCAATATATACCCGGTAAAGGTTCAATTGTCGGTGATTATCTCGTTAAACATCCTGACATTCATTTAATCGCATTTACTGGTTCAAGGGAAGTTGGTTGTAAAATTTATGCTGATGCGGCGATATTGCAACCCAAACAAAAACACCTTAAACGAGTCATTGCGGAAATGGGTGGTAAAAATGCTATTATCATCGATGAAAGTGCCGATTTAGATCAAGCGGTGGCTGGAGTAATACAATCAGCTTTCGGTTTTAGTGGTCAAAAATGTTCTGCTTGTAGTCGTGCCATCGTGCTTTCTACTGTTTATGATAGCTTTGTGGAACGTTTAGTCGAAGGGGTAAAATCTCTTAACGTAGGTGATGCTAAAAATCCTAGCACAAAAGTTGGTCCTGTTATTGATGACACTGCTCAAAAACGCATTTTAGAATATATCGAGAAAGGTAAACAAGAAGGTAAGTTAGCCATTCAAGTGCCTACTCCCGAAAATGGGTATTTTGTACCCCCTACCGTGATTGTTGATATTTTAGAAAATGCCACTATTGCCCAAGAGGAGATTTTTGGTCCTGTATTAGCTGTAATCAAAGCTGACAATTTTGATCATGCCTTAAATATCGCCAACGGCACAGATTACGCTTTAACTGGTGGTTTATATTCTCGTACTCCAGCTCACATTGATCGAGCTTACAAAGAGTTT